One window of the Trifolium pratense cultivar HEN17-A07 linkage group LG2, ARS_RC_1.1, whole genome shotgun sequence genome contains the following:
- the LOC123907448 gene encoding kinesin-like protein KIN-14I codes for MIFDTPPSAAQSVRTNRTSFGSSIGNGSTPLHSYATVSNGDDYDSDGSNFAPPTPTVLPMAIPAELAGAGPLIDRFQVEGFLKLMQKQIHSGGKRGFFSKRSVGPQVREKLTIEDMLCFQKDPIPTSLLKLNGDLASRATKMFQVILKYIGVDSSSLSLEDRVELVSKLYKQSLKHSELRDELFVQLSKQTRNNPEREYLNKSWELMYLCASCMPPSKDIGGYLSEYIHNVAHGATVDPGIREAALNTLNALKHSLKAGPRHIIPGPMEIEARITRKKLTTIVFFLDETFEEITYDMSTTVADAVEELAGIIKLSTYSSFGLYECRKVVTSSKSSDSGNEEYIGLDDNKHIGDLLAEFKAVKDRSKGEILHCKLVFKKKLFRESDEGVTDPMFWQLSYVQLQHDYILGNYPIGREDASRLSALQILAEIGFVRRPESCADWNSFLERFLPRQIAMTRGRREWELDILSCYHSLEQVTKEDARQQFLHIIRALPYGFSVFFNVRKIDDPIGLLPGRIILAINKRGVHFFRPIPKEYLHSAELRDIMQFGSSNTAVFFKMRVAGVLHIFQFETKQGEEICVALQTHINDVMLRRYSKTRSSPTGSLDKEISNEFKSPNSEPYEKRVQDLTKVLEDSKRNVDQLQDELHEKQKLEEEMRQELEDLKDSLETSKQSLEEVTNDRDRLISLCDEKDKELHAKIVEKRSLEAKMAKLNSLMTERITNKDTIGENDQALRKLEDDLKLCRDEFMVAEETIKSLTNEKLILTQKITKLEKKNAEEISSLQRKLDQERKSLNSQVHDLERKLDVLRQELAVAQSTLSAKDSELAMLKNNLKELEDLREMKEDIDRKNEQTAAILRMQGAQLAEMESLYKEEQVLRKRYFNTIEDMKGKIRVYCRLRPIGEKEIAEKERDVVTTVDEFTIEHPWKDDKPKQHLYDRVFNGDATQEEVFEDTRYLVQSAVDGYNVCVFAYGQTGSGKTFTIYGSENNPGLTPRATAELFRILKRDSKKYSFSLKAYMLELYQDTLVDLLLPKNAKRLKLDIKKDSKGMVTVENVTTVPISTMEELNSIIQKGSERRHTAGTQMNEESSRSHLILSVVIESVNLQSQSSARGKLSFVDLAGSERIKKSGSEGSQLKEAQSINKSLSALGDVISALSSGGQHIPYRNHKLTMLMSDSLGGNAKTLMFVNVSPVESSLDETHNSLMYASRVRSIVNDPSKNISSKEIARLKKLVAHWKEQAGRRGEDEDLEEIQDKRPTKEKNDGHSHGRYTM; via the exons ATGATTTTCGACACGCCGCCCTCGGCCGCCCAAAGCGTGAGGACAAACAGAACTTCATTTGGTTCTAGCATTGGCAATGGGAGTACTCCACTACATAGCTATGCTACTGTTAGCAATGGCGATGACTATGACAGCGACGGATCAAATTTCGCACCACC CACACCAACAGTTCTACCAATGGCTATTCCAGCAGAACTCGCTGGAGCTGGACCTTTGATTGACAGATTCCAG GTGGAAGGTTTTTTAAAGTTGATGCAAAAACAAATTCACTCTGGCGGGAAGCGAGGATTTTTTTCTAAACGATCCGTGGGACCCCAAGTTCGAGAGAAACTTACAATTGAAGACATGCTTTGCTTCCAAAAG GATCCAATACCAACATCATTGCTTAAGCTGAATGGTGATTTGGCAAGCCGGGCAACAAAGATGTTCCAggtgattttaaaatatatcgGGGTTGATTCGTCTTCACTAAGCTTAGAGGATCGGGTTGAGCTTGTAAGTAAACTATACAAGCAAAGTTTGAAGCATTCAGAACTCCGGGACGAACTTTTTGTCCAGTtatcaaaacaaacaagaaaCAATCCTGAGag GGAATACTTGAACAAATCATGGGAGCTAATGTATTTATGTGCGTCGTGCATGCCTCCTAGCAAAGACATCGGAGGATATCTGTCAGAATATATCCATAACGTGGCACATGGTGCGACTGTTGATCCTGGGATCCGAGAAGCTGCATTAAATACATTAAATGCTTTGAAGCACTCTCTCAAGGCTGGTCCCAGGCACATAATACCTGGGCCTATGGAGATTGAAGCTCGGATTACTCGGAAAAAGCTCACAACTATAGTCTTCTTTCTGGATGAAACATTTGAAGAAATTACATATGACATGTCAACAACTGTTGCGGATGCTGTCGAGGAGCTTGCAGGGATCATTAAACTGTCAACATACTCTAGCTTTGGCTTGTATGAATGCCGCAAAGTTGTCACCAGCTCCAAATCATCTGATTCTGGAAATG AGGAGTACATTGGATTGGATGATAATAAACATATCGGCGATCTACTTGCTGAATTTAAAGCAGTAAAAGATCGAAGTAAGGGAGAAATTTTGCACTGCAAACTGGTATTCAAGAAAAAGTTATTTCGTGAATCAGATGAAGGTGTGACAGATCCAATGTTTTGGCAGTTGTCCTATGTGCAG TTGCAGCATGATTATATTTTGGGTAATTATCCTATTGGAAGGGAAGATGCATCAAGGCTTTCTGCATTGCAAATCTTGGCCGAGATTGGATTTGTTAGAAGACCTGAATCATGCGC TGATTGGAATTCATTTCTCGAGCGATTTCTTCCCAGGCAAATTGCAATGACTCGAGGTAGAAGGGAATGGGAGTTGGACATTCTTTCTTGCTATCATTCACTG GAGCAAGTCACAAAAGAAGATGCAAGACAACAATTTCTGCACATAATAAGAGCACTTCCTTATGGTTTTTCGGTATTTTTCAATGTTCGTAAAATTGATGATCCTATTGGACTCTTGCCTGGACGAATAATATTAGCAATTAACAAGAGAGGG GTTCATTTTTTCCGCCCTATTCCGAAGGAATATTTGCACTCAGCTGAATTAAGAGACATAATGCAATTTGGAAGCAGCAATACTgctgtattttttaaaatgcgAGTTGCCGGTGTTCTTCACATATTCCAGTTTGAAACCAAGCAG gGAGAAGAAATCTGTGTAGCTCTTCAGACACACATAAATGATGTAATGCTGCGCCGATATTCCAAAACACGATCTTCTCCTACTGGTTCTTTGGATAAAGAAATTTCTAATGAGTTCAAGTCACCGAATTCGGAACCGTACGAGAAACGTGTTCAAGATTTAACAAAAGTTCTTGAAGATTCTAAAAGGAATGTTGATCAA TTGCAGGATGAATTGCATGAGAAGCAAAAACTAGAAGAGGAGATGCGCCAAGAATTAGAAGACTTGAAGGATTCTTTAGAAACTTCCAAGCAAAGTCTTGAAGAAGTTACTAATGACCGTGATAGGCTTATATCACTATgtgatgagaaagataaagaactTCAT GCTAAAATTGTAGAAAAAAGGAGCTTGGAAGCAAAGATGGCCAAGTTGAATAGTTTGATGACAGAGAGAATTACCAATAAGGACACAATTGGAGAAAATGACCAA GCGTTGCGAAAACTTGAAGATGACTTGAAACTTTGTAGAGATGAGTTTATGGTCGCCGAAGAGACCATCAAAAGCTTGACAAATGAGAAGTTGATTTTGACACAAAAGATAACTAAGCTTGAGAAGAAGAATGCTGAAGag ATTAGTTCTCTTCAACGGAAACTCGACCAAGAACGCAAATCTCTGAACTCCCAAGTGCATGACCTTGAAAGAAAACTAGATGTGCTTAGACAAGAATTAGCTGTGGCTCAATCTACACTTTCGGCGAAGGACTCTGAATTGGCTATGTTGAAGAACAATTTAAAAGAACTAGAAGATTTGAGAGAAATGAAAGAG GACATTGACAGAAAGAATGAACAAACAGCTGCCATATTAAGGATGCAAGGGGCTCAACTAGCTGAAATGGAATCGCTTTATAAGGAAGAGCAAGTTCTCAGAAAGCGATATTTCAATACCATAGAAG ATATGAAAGGAAAAATACGAGTTTACTGTCGGCTAAGACCTATTGGCGAAAAAGAGATTGCTGAGAAAGAAAGAGATGTTGTAACTACAGTAGACGAATTTACCATTGAGCATCCATGGAAAGATGATAAACCAAAGCAACATCTATATGACCGTGTCTTTAACGGTGACGCCACTCAAGAAGAAGTATTTGAGGATACAAGG TACTTGGTGCAATCTGCTGTAGACGGTTATAATGTTTGCGTATTTGCTTATGGTCAAACCGGCTCTGGAAAGACATTTACAATCTATGGATCCGAAAACAATCCTGGCCTTACACCGCGTGCTACTGCAGAGCTTTTTAGAATTTTAAAGAGAGATAGTAAGAAgtattctttttctttgaag GCGTACATGTTGGAATTATATCAAGATACACTTGTTGATCTCTTGTTGCCTAAGAATGCAAAGCGATTAAAATTGGACATTAAGAAGGATTCAAAG GGAATGGTAACGGTAGAAAATGTAACAACTGTGCCAATTTCTACTATGGAGGAATTGAATAGCATAATACAAAAGGGTTCCGAACGACGACATACAGCAGGGACACAAATGAATGAAGAAAGCTCAAGATCTCATCTTATACTATCAGTTGTAATTGAAAGTGTCAACCTTCAAAGTCAATCATCCGCAAGAGGAAAG TTGAGTTTTGTTGATCTTGCTGGCTCAGAAAGAATTAAAAAGTCGGGCTCCGAGGGTAGTCAACTGAAAGAAGCTCAAAGTATAAACAAATCATTGTCAGCACTTGGAGATGTTATTAGTGCTTTATCTTCTGGTGGTCAACACATACCTTATAGAAATCACAAGTTAACTATGTTGATGAGTGATTCACTTGGAGGCAATGCGAAAACTCTCATGTTTGTGAATGTATCTCCAGTTGAATCAAGCTTAGACGAGACACATAACTCTCTCAT GTATGCGTCACGAGTGAGGTCAATTGTGAACGATCCAAGTAAAAATATTTCTTCGAAAGAGATAGCTCGACTGAAGAAATTAGTTGCTCATTGGAAGGAGCAGGCAGGTAGGCGAGGGGAGGATGAAGATTTAGAAGAAATTCAAGATAAACGACCGACAAAAGAGAAGAACGACGGCCACAGCCATGGCCGCTATACTATGTAG
- the LOC123907447 gene encoding 2-oxoglutarate-dependent dioxygenase DAO-like produces the protein MEETIIPLVDFEKISEELECKKLREACEKWGCFRIINHSIPLNLMAEMKMVVEALLDLPMEIKKNNKDVIAGSGYMAPSVVNPFYEALGLYDLGSSHALQEFCSQLNVTPHQREIMEAYGKAIHDLAVKIGVKMAESLGIMDADFEEWPCQFRINKYNFTPEAVGSLGVQLHTDSGFLTILQDDENVGGLEVMNNSGSFVSVPPFHGTLLANLGDIAQVWSNGRFCNVKHRVQCNEATTRFSIATFMLGPREGNVEAPAEAVDHDHPRLYQPFIYDDYRKLRVSKKMSTGEALELLRLA, from the exons atggaAGAGACAATAATTCCATTGgttgattttgaaaaaatttcagAGGAATTGGAGTGCAAGAAACTAAGAGAAGCATGTGAAAAATGGGGTTGTTTTAGGATCATTAACCATTCTATTCCTTTGAATCTTATGGCTGAGATGAAAATGGTTGTTGAAGCTCTTCTTGACCTTCCTATGGAgattaagaaaaataacaaagatgTTATTGCTGGGAGTGGTTACATGGCACCAAGTGTTGTTAATCCTTTTTATGAAGCTTTAGGTCTTTATGACTTGGGTTCTTCACATGCTTTGCAAGAATTTTGCTCTCAATTGAATGTCACACCCCATCAGAG GGAAATAATGGAGGCATATGGCAAAGCAATTCATGATTTGGCAGTAAAAATAGGAGTGAAGATGGCTGAATCACTAGGCATAATGGATGCTGATTTTGAGGAATGGCCATGCCAATTTAGAATCAACAAATATAACTTCACTCCAGAAGCTGTAGGATCTCTTGGAGTTCAATTGCACACAGATTCAGGGTTCCTAACAATTCTTcaagatgatgaaaatgttggTGGTCTTGAAGTGATGAACAATTCTGGCTCATTTGTTTCAGTCCCTCCATTTCATGGAACCCTCCTAGCCAATCTTGGAGATATTGCTCAA GTATGGAGCAACGGAAGGTTTTGCAATGTGAAGCACCGTGTACAATGCAACGAAGCTACTACACGGTTTTCAATTGCGACATTTATGTTAGGACCTCGAGAGGGAAATGTTGAGGCTCCAGCAGAGGCGGTGGACCATGATCACCCGCGTCTATATCAACcttttatttatgatgattatAGAAAGCTCAGAGTTTCCAAGAAAATGTCCACAGGTGAAGCGCTTGAGCTATTACGCTTGGCCTAA